Proteins encoded within one genomic window of Odocoileus virginianus isolate 20LAN1187 ecotype Illinois chromosome 2, Ovbor_1.2, whole genome shotgun sequence:
- the LOC139037433 gene encoding uncharacterized protein, with protein sequence MGARRAVLSPSLSGKHARQGQGRRRAQRGSRRGRPLLYLSEPARAGGRGAAGAGLSSSRAGRDLAGAEPTVIGPGPGAASLSWAVAPRRFHFAPRSRQVSILQERSVPLRRRRRGPRVLAAALRALPSVASTVSGCLGSPRSRRRRRRSRCHRLGAVPLALVPPMSDPNSRTEKRKAEVLGCCCVRPLSGTCLGALPRLRALCGRCQTKIHKQRETRGPPPTAGGTRWTSRWL encoded by the exons atgggggcACGCAGAGCAGTCCTTAGCCCAAGTCTCTCCGGTAAACACGCCCGACAGGGGCAGGGCCGGCGGCGCGCGCAGCGGGGAAGTCGGCGGGGACGCCCCCTCCTTTACCTGTCCGAGCCTGCACGCGCGGGCGGCCGCGGCGCCGCGGGGGCGGGGCTTTCCAGCTCGCGCGCCGGGCGGGACTTAGCGGGGGCGGAGCCCACGGTGATTGGGCCCGGACCTGGGGCCGCCAGCCTGAGCTGGGCAGTAGCGCCGCGCAGGTTTCACTTCGCTCCGCGCAGCCGCCAGGTCTCGATCTTGCAGGAGCGCTCGGTCCCACTTCGCCGTCGCCGCCGCGGTCCCCGGGTTCTCGCAGCCGCCCTGCGCGCCCTGCCCTCTGTGGCCAGCACCGTTTCAGGCTGTTTGGGTTCGCCTCGctctcgccgccgccgccgccgcagccggtGCCACCGCCTCGGTGCCGTTCCCCTGGCCCTCGTCCCCCCAATGTCTGACCCTAATTCACGAACTGAGAAACGCAAG GCCGAAGTTCTGGGCTGCTGCTGCGTTCGTCCTCTCTCTGGGACGTGTCTGGGGGCCCTGCCCCGTCTGCGGGCGCTCTGCGGACGATGCCAGACCAAGATCCACAAACAGCGAGAGACAAGAGGGCCTCCTCCGACCGCCGGGGGCACGCGGTGGACGAGCCGCTGGCTGTAG